The Porites lutea chromosome 4, jaPorLute2.1, whole genome shotgun sequence genome contains a region encoding:
- the LOC140933145 gene encoding uncharacterized protein — MVWKETCKFGIHTGRTLRKPWETVSSGDRGFLTKTVANTNINFTDKDINRYLRKFHVQDGLDDEEVAKQSRNHRRWGFGRGFSDDSVLYAIGKRKRWLLPGILTKDISEDYDSENDYKAVLVERLSVNCSLFGPSPLLRRGDCKAVVEGEEIRKPKRRKFAHVGDLRKETNKTEIVYEVNHTEPSLIWPSFIQHNGKWRESRPGKAQCKTKGKKNKRRTWGGYKKFELRRQECEYQQRKTFDCNVDKDMREKKWSESHEQSSKIHEHNLNFDIESYITKSPTVTSNCRKNVKKHMRITSNKNERISKVNPASSHAVNLHGKGSVIYVDPPTPQHGYHDNSNTADFDSDSAGLTAPLKVERIVPRKAVSTSVDIDSEKLEPQKMHEQFGDTYQEGSSLPRRFSICPTNQPSKFVFTCQPHNADDIGFATENVTVTVVSDELPSKQSQDCEEFLCNCFGISLQASVTGEKSRSYEINTADHNPGSKTRVALMSFDLLCDINKWSCKVSSPSLAVANNLLDNHGNIQTSDPMTSEDNSAIIPDAVLCEICCSEFYHDPSNETVPFGISCTALKSCAHWFCNECWKSYLSAEINQGKITIKCPSSDCDSSVDDTTIMALLPERFLQFSTMRQEKYVETSTSWKWCPGDKCKLAVMATQATKTQDGIVPMPVSCSCGQNWCFGCQSEPHWPASCADAAIFHTKTETYAKLVRNNTGGITSVNVKKCPHCSYPIEKNHGCPHMSCIMCTGEFCWTCLGHWDKHGWGGDCSKQLKEEEEVELIDDVGSTRFNYHSRVAIAHRIKRAAPVLYTKYRMVKKLQESLEREHLESTLKSVTSATSLFLSLYSAHDVPKYLKASADLKFQVHLVIEGVSILMAVSKTKSYHGSLRRRISTLLFIVDRLEVMANGRHFCTDIDKIRFQRLFDAGKHCIDCIRKLCIKIYHN; from the exons ATGGTTTGGAAGGAAACCTGCAAATTTGGAATTCATACCGGTCGAACGCTAAGAAAACCTTGGGAGACAGTTTCTTCAGGCGATCGTGGGTTTCTGACAAAAACCGTCGCCAACACAAACATTAATTTCACTGATAAAGACATCAATAGATATCTGAGGAAGTTCCACGTCCAGGACGGCTTAGATGATGAAGAAGTGGCGAAACAAAGCCGTAATCATCGACGCTGGGGTTTTGGACGAGGTTTTTCCGACGACTCGGTGTTGTATGCCATTGGCAAGCGAAAGAGGTGGCTCCTGCCAGGGATTTTAACAAAGGATATCTCCGAGGATTATGACAGTGAAAATGATTACAAGGCAGTGCTTGTGGAAAGGCTGTCAGTAAATTGTTCTTTGTTCGGTCCTTCTCCTCTACTGAGACGTGGTGATTGCAAGGCTGTGGTGGAAGGTGAAGAGATTCGGAAACCGAAACGACGAAAGTTCGCGCACGTCGGCGATTTACGGAAAGAAACTAATAAAACCGAAATCGTTTACGAAGTGAATCATACCGAACCGTCGTTAATCTGGCCAAGCTTCATACAGCACAATGGAAAATGGAGAGAAAGTCGACCTGGAAAGGCACAgtgtaaaacaaaaggaaaaaagaacaaGAGGCGCACCTGGGGAGGGTACAAGAAATTTGAGCTGAGGAGACAAGAATGTGAATATCAGCAAAGGAAAACGTTTGATTGCAATGTTGATAAAGACATGAGAGAAAAAAAGTGGTCAGAGAGCCATGAGCAGAGTTCAAAAATTCATGAACATAATCTAAACTTTGACATTGAAAGTTACATCACTAAGTCACCAACAGTTACAAGTAATTGCCGCAAGAATGTCAAGAAGCACATGAGGATTACTTCCAataaaaatgaaaggatttcaaaagTGAACCCAGCTTCGTCACATGCAGTCAATCTGCATGGGAAAGGATCAGTGATATATGTTGACCCACCAACCCCACAGCATGGTTACCATGACAACAGCAATACAGCAGATTTTGACTCTGACAGTGCTGGCTTGACAGCTCCCTTAAAAGTTGAAAGAATTGTTCCCAGAAAGGCAGTTTCCACAAGTGTGGATATTGACAGTGAAAAACTTGAACCTCAGAAAATGCATGAGCAGTTTGGAGATACATACCAGGAGGGTTCCTCTTTACCTCGGCGATTCAGCATTTGCCCCACAAATCAACCCTCCAAGTTTGTCTTTACCTGCCAGCCTCACAATGCTGATGACATAGGGTTTGCCACAGAAAACGTCACTGTGACAGTTGTAAGTGATGAACTGCCCTCCAAACAATCACAGGATTGTGAAGAGTTTTTGTGCAATTGTTTTGGCATTTCTTTGCAAGCAAGTGTAACTGGAGAGAAATCAAGAAGTTACGAGATCAATACTGCTGATCACAACCCAGGTTCTAAAACTAGAGTAGCTTTGATGTCATTTGATTTATTGTGTGACATCAACAAATGGTCTTGCAAAGTTTCTTCACCCAGCTTAGCAGTTGCTAATAATCTCCTTGATAACCATGGCAACATTCAAACAAGTGACCCTATGACCAGTGAAGACAACAGTGCTATCATTCCTGATGCTGTTCTGTGTGAAATCTGTTGCTCGGAATTTTATCATGACCCTTCTAATG AAACTGTACCTTTTGGCATTTCTTGTACTGCCTTGAAGTCCTGTGCACACTGGTTTTGTAATGAATGTTGGAAGTCCTATCTGTCTGCGGAAATAAACCAAGGAAAAATCACCATCAAATGCCCAAGCTCTGACTGTGACAGTTCAGTTGATGACACCACCATAATGGCACTTCTACCTGAAAGATTTCTGCAGTTTTCAACAATGAGGCAAGAGAAATATGTGGAGACAAGTACCTCTTGGAAGTGGTGCCCAGGAGACAAATGTAAGTTGGCTGTCATGGCAACACAAGCCACTAAAACCCAAGATGGAATTGTTCCAATGCCAGTAAGCTGCAGTTGTGGTCAAAACTGGTGTTTTGGATGTCAGTCGGAGCCTCATTGGCCAGCATCATGCGCAGATGCAGCAATTTTCCATACTAAGACAGAAACCTATGCCAAGTTGGTCAGAAATAATACTGGTGGAATTACTTCAGTTAATGTTAAAAAATGCCCTCACTGTAGCTACCCCATTGAAAAGAACCATGGATGCCCTCATATGTCTTGTATCATGTGCACAGGGGAGTTCTGTTGGACATGCCTTGGGCACTGGGACAAACACGGATGGGGTGGTGACTGCAGCAAGCAACtgaaggaagaagaagaggtgGAGCTGATAGACGATGTGGGGTCGACGAGGTTTAATTATCACTCTCGAGTTGCCATAGCTCATCGAATCAAAAGAGCTGCTCCTGTGTTGTACACAAAGTATCGCATGGTTAAGAAGCTACAAGAATCACTGGAGAGAGAACACCTCGAAAGCACACTCAAGTCTGTTACATCAGCTACCAGTTTGTTTCTGAGCTTGTACAGTGCTCATGATGTACCAAAGTACCTGAAAGCTTCAGCAGACTTGAAGTTTCAAGTTCACCTGGTCATTGAGGGTGTGTCGATCTTAATGGCAGTTTCAAAAACGAAAAGTTATCATGGTAGCTTAAGACGGCGTATCTCAACTCTGTTGTTCATTGTGGATAGACTAGAGGTCATGGCAAATGGCAGGCACTTTTGCACAGACATTGATAAGATACGGTTTCAGCGACTGTTTGACGCTGGAAAACACTGCATTGACTGTATTAGAAAATTGTGCATCAAAATATATCATAACTAA